A genomic segment from Castor canadensis chromosome 1, mCasCan1.hap1v2, whole genome shotgun sequence encodes:
- the LOC109696728 gene encoding olfactory receptor 4B1-like yields MATTNNMTDLIINGLFQDAEVQRVCFVFFLSVYLATVVGNGLIVVTVNVSKSLGSPMYFFLSYLSFVEICYSSTVVPKFITDLLTKIKTISLKGCLAQIFFFHFLGVTEILLLTVMAYDRYVAICKPLYYTTIMSRTVCHHLVAGSWVGGFFHSIIQIFITLPLPFCGPNMIDHYFCDLHPLFQLACTDTFVVGVIMFVNSGLFSVFSFLFLVSSYIVILVNLRNHSAEGRHKALSTCASHIMVVVLFFGPAIFLYLRPASTYTADKLVAVFYTVITPMLNPIIYTLRNAEVKNAMRKMWGKKINSKVG; encoded by the coding sequence ATGGCCACTACAAATAACATGACTGATTTGATTATCAACGGCCTTTTCCAGGATGCAGAGGTGCAAAGAGTGTgctttgtgttctttctttctgtttaccTGGCCACAGTGGTGGGCAATGGCCTCATCGTTGTGACGGTCAATGTCAGTAAGAGTCTTGGttcacccatgtacttcttcctcagctACCTGTCCTTTGTGGAGATCTGCTACTCCTCTACTGTTGTTCCCAAATTCATCACTGACTTACTTACCAAGATTAAGACCATCTCGTTGAAGGGCTGTCTGGCTCAGATATTCTTCTTCCATTTCCTTGGGGTCACAGAGATCCTCCTGCTCacagtgatggcctatgaccgctatgtggccatctgcaagccccTTTACTATACAACCATAATGAGCCGAACTGTGTGTCACCATCTAGTGGCTGGTTCCTGGGTGGGGGGATTTTTTCATTCCATAATTCAGATTTTTATCACCCTCCCTTTGCCCTTCTGTGGTCCCAATATGATTGACCACTACTTCTGTGACCTCCATCCCTTATTCCAGCTTGCCTGCACTGACACCTTTGTGGTAGGGGTTATCATGTTTGTTAACAGTGGATTATTCTCtgtattttccttcctctttttggtGTCTTCCTATATTGTCATCCTGGTCAACTTGAGAAATCATTCTGCTGAGGGCAGGCACAAAGCCCTTTCCACCTGTGCCTCTCACATCATGGTGGTCGTCTTGTTTTTTGGACCAGCCATCTTCCTCTACTTGCGGCCAGCTTCTACCTACACTGCAGACAAACTCGTGGCTGTGTTTTACACAGTCATCACCCCCATGCTAAATCCCATCATCTACACACTCAGAAATGCAGAGGTGAAAAATGCCATGAGGAAGATGTGGGGGaagaaaataaactcaaaggtgggataa